The Phoenix dactylifera cultivar Barhee BC4 chromosome 15, palm_55x_up_171113_PBpolish2nd_filt_p, whole genome shotgun sequence genome contains a region encoding:
- the LOC103716401 gene encoding probable apyrase 6 isoform X1, whose protein sequence is MRRSNARPPAIDPDSASSMDAPKPQLRPPPARLSFAPRIYSQGPKNHRTGIRFFLAAAAAAAVLLGLFHVSRISGSSKFGIIIDGGSTGTRIHVFRYSNRRGAMPVLDFGVMASMKVSPGLSAYSGNPEGARRSLVELLEFGKGRVPRNQWGETEIRLMATAGLRLLDVGVAERILDSCRKVLRSSVLQFQDDWATVISGSDEGIYAWVAANYALGSLGGDPEKTTGIVELGGASAQVTFVSSEPLPPEFSHVLKFRETTYNLYSHSFLHLGQNVAYEALHELLSSRVLKSSAESGQEPIYRDPCTPRGHSHSVELLKLSAGDLNSKTEYRPVAHATGNFSECRLASLELLQKEKDKCLHQSCDLGSAFIPKLHGKLLATENFFYTAKFFGLGPTSFLSDLMLAGEQFCGEDWLKLKSIYHSVDEEDLLRYCFSSAYIMALLHDSLGISLDEKRIGFANQVGNIPLDWALGAFIMQKMPRHSPEHSGWITAIVGNDSSILSLFVVPSVLIMAAWTVSKWRKPQLKTIYDLEKGRYIIRQVNTDDISCSRASSHKR, encoded by the exons ATGCGCCGATCGAATGCCCGGCCCCCGGCAATCGATCCCGACTCGGCCAGCAGCATGGACGCGCCCAAGCCCCAGCTCCGCCCTCCCCCCGCCCGCCTCTCCTTCGCACCCCGGATCTATTCCCAGGGCCCCAAGAACCACCGCACCGGCATCCGGTTCTTCCTCGCCGCGGCAGCCGCCGCGGCCGTGCTCCTCGGCCTCTTTCACGTATCGAGGATCTCCGGCTCTTCGAAATTCGGGATTATTATAGATGGCGGGAGTACCGGGACTCGGATCCATGTCTTCAGGTATTCCAACAGGCGGGGGGCGATGCCAGTGCTCGATTTTGGGGTGATGGCGTCGATGAAGGTGAGCCCGGGGCTCTCGGCTTACTCGGGGAATCCGGAGGGCGCGAGGAGATCGCTGGTGGAGCTGCTGGAATTTGGGAAGGGGAGAGTGCCGAGGAATCAGTGGGGCGAGACCGAAATTAGGCTCATGGCCACGGCAGGCTTGCGGTTGCTTGATGTTGGGGTTGCGGAGAGGATTTTGGACTCTTGCCGGAAAGTTCTGAGGTCGTCCGTACTTCAATTCCAGGATGATTGGGCCACTGTGATCTCAG GATCTGATGAAGGCATCTATGCATGGGTTGCTGCAAACTATGCCTTGGGTTCTTTAGGAGGCGATCCAGAAAAAACTACTGGGATAGTTGAGCTTGGTGGGGCTTCAGCTCAG GTAACATTTGTTTCAAGTGAACCTCTGCCTCCAGAGTTCTCGCATGTGCTTAAGTTTAGGGAAACCACATACAATCTGTATAGCCACAGCTTTCTCCATCTTGGTCAG AATGTGGCATACGAGGCACTTCATGAATTGCTTAGCTCAAGAGTCCTGAAATCAT CTGCAGAATCTGGCCAGGAGCCAATATATAGAGATCCTTGCACTCCTAGAGGACATTCGCATAGTGTGGAATTACTGAAACTTTCTGCTGGTGATCTCAATTCAAAGACTGAATATCGGCCTGTGGCCCATGCAACTGGTAACTTTTCTGAGTGTAGATTGGCTTCATTGGAGCTGCTACAGAAAGAAAAAG ATAAATGCTTGCATCAAAGCTGCGACTTGGGATCAGCATTCATACCTAAATTGCATGGGAAATTGTTGGCAACTGAGAATTTCTTTTACACAGCAAAG TTCTTTGGTCTGGGTCCTACGTCATTTCTTTCTGATTTGATGTTGGCTGGGGAACAATTTTGCGGTGAAGATTGGTTAAAGCTAAAGAGCATTTATCATTCCGTGGATGAGGAAGATTTGTTGCGTTATTGTTTCTCTTCAGCATATATCATGGCCCTACTGCACGACAGTCTTGGAATTTCTCTGGACGAAAAAAG GATTGGATTTGCAAATCAGGTGGGTAATATCCCGCTCGACTGGGCATTGGGTGCCTTCATAATGCAGAAGATGCCAAGACACAGTCCAGAACACTCAGGTTGGATCACTGCCATTGTCGGCAATGACTCATCAATTCTCTCTCTATTTGTTGTCCCTTCTGTGCTAATTATGGCAGCATGGACCGTGTCGAAATGGAGGAAACCACAGCTCAAGACCATATATGACTTGGAGAAAGGACGCTACATCATAAGACAGGTCAACACCGATGATATTTCTTGCAGCAGGGCTTCGAGTCACAAGAGGTAG
- the LOC103716401 gene encoding probable apyrase 6 isoform X2, with protein MRRSNARPPAIDPDSASSMDAPKPQLRPPPARLSFAPRIYSQGPKNHRTGIRFFLAAAAAAAVLLGLFHVSRISGSSKFGIIIDGGSTGTRIHVFRYSNRRGAMPVLDFGVMASMKVSPGLSAYSGNPEGARRSLVELLEFGKGRVPRNQWGETEIRLMATAGLRLLDVGVAERILDSCRKVLRSSVLQFQDDWATVISGSDEGIYAWVAANYALGSLGGDPEKTTGIVELGGASAQVTFVSSEPLPPEFSHVLKFRETTYNLYSHSFLHLGQNVAYEALHELLSSRVLKSSAESGQEPIYRDPCTPRGHSHSVELLKLSAGDLNSKTEYRPVAHATGNFSECRLASLELLQKEKDKCLHQSCDLGSAFIPKLHGKLLATENFFYTAKFFGLGPTSFLSDLMLAGEQFCGEDWLKLKSIYHSVDEEDLLRYCFSSAYIMALLHDSLGISLDEKRIGFANQVGNIPLDWALGAFIMQKMPRHSPEHSAQDHI; from the exons ATGCGCCGATCGAATGCCCGGCCCCCGGCAATCGATCCCGACTCGGCCAGCAGCATGGACGCGCCCAAGCCCCAGCTCCGCCCTCCCCCCGCCCGCCTCTCCTTCGCACCCCGGATCTATTCCCAGGGCCCCAAGAACCACCGCACCGGCATCCGGTTCTTCCTCGCCGCGGCAGCCGCCGCGGCCGTGCTCCTCGGCCTCTTTCACGTATCGAGGATCTCCGGCTCTTCGAAATTCGGGATTATTATAGATGGCGGGAGTACCGGGACTCGGATCCATGTCTTCAGGTATTCCAACAGGCGGGGGGCGATGCCAGTGCTCGATTTTGGGGTGATGGCGTCGATGAAGGTGAGCCCGGGGCTCTCGGCTTACTCGGGGAATCCGGAGGGCGCGAGGAGATCGCTGGTGGAGCTGCTGGAATTTGGGAAGGGGAGAGTGCCGAGGAATCAGTGGGGCGAGACCGAAATTAGGCTCATGGCCACGGCAGGCTTGCGGTTGCTTGATGTTGGGGTTGCGGAGAGGATTTTGGACTCTTGCCGGAAAGTTCTGAGGTCGTCCGTACTTCAATTCCAGGATGATTGGGCCACTGTGATCTCAG GATCTGATGAAGGCATCTATGCATGGGTTGCTGCAAACTATGCCTTGGGTTCTTTAGGAGGCGATCCAGAAAAAACTACTGGGATAGTTGAGCTTGGTGGGGCTTCAGCTCAG GTAACATTTGTTTCAAGTGAACCTCTGCCTCCAGAGTTCTCGCATGTGCTTAAGTTTAGGGAAACCACATACAATCTGTATAGCCACAGCTTTCTCCATCTTGGTCAG AATGTGGCATACGAGGCACTTCATGAATTGCTTAGCTCAAGAGTCCTGAAATCAT CTGCAGAATCTGGCCAGGAGCCAATATATAGAGATCCTTGCACTCCTAGAGGACATTCGCATAGTGTGGAATTACTGAAACTTTCTGCTGGTGATCTCAATTCAAAGACTGAATATCGGCCTGTGGCCCATGCAACTGGTAACTTTTCTGAGTGTAGATTGGCTTCATTGGAGCTGCTACAGAAAGAAAAAG ATAAATGCTTGCATCAAAGCTGCGACTTGGGATCAGCATTCATACCTAAATTGCATGGGAAATTGTTGGCAACTGAGAATTTCTTTTACACAGCAAAG TTCTTTGGTCTGGGTCCTACGTCATTTCTTTCTGATTTGATGTTGGCTGGGGAACAATTTTGCGGTGAAGATTGGTTAAAGCTAAAGAGCATTTATCATTCCGTGGATGAGGAAGATTTGTTGCGTTATTGTTTCTCTTCAGCATATATCATGGCCCTACTGCACGACAGTCTTGGAATTTCTCTGGACGAAAAAAG GATTGGATTTGCAAATCAGGTGGGTAATATCCCGCTCGACTGGGCATTGGGTGCCTTCATAATGCAGAAGATGCCAAGACACAGTCCAGAACACTCAG CTCAAGACCATATATGA
- the LOC103716401 gene encoding probable apyrase 6 isoform X3, with protein MRRSNARPPAIDPDSASSMDAPKPQLRPPPARLSFAPRIYSQGPKNHRTGIRFFLAAAAAAAVLLGLFHVSRISGSSKFGIIIDGGSTGTRIHVFRYSNRRGAMPVLDFGVMASMKVSPGLSAYSGNPEGARRSLVELLEFGKGRVPRNQWGETEIRLMATAGLRLLDVGVAERILDSCRKVLRSSVLQFQDDWATVISGSDEGIYAWVAANYALGSLGGDPEKTTGIVELGGASAQVTFVSSEPLPPEFSHVLKFRETTYNLYSHSFLHLGQNVAYEALHELLSSRVLKSSAESGQEPIYRDPCTPRGHSHSVELLKLSAGDLNSKTEYRPVAHATGNFSECRLASLELLQKEKDKCLHQSCDLGSAFIPKLHGKLLATENFFYTAKDICKMFLKLMSHKNFGLL; from the exons ATGCGCCGATCGAATGCCCGGCCCCCGGCAATCGATCCCGACTCGGCCAGCAGCATGGACGCGCCCAAGCCCCAGCTCCGCCCTCCCCCCGCCCGCCTCTCCTTCGCACCCCGGATCTATTCCCAGGGCCCCAAGAACCACCGCACCGGCATCCGGTTCTTCCTCGCCGCGGCAGCCGCCGCGGCCGTGCTCCTCGGCCTCTTTCACGTATCGAGGATCTCCGGCTCTTCGAAATTCGGGATTATTATAGATGGCGGGAGTACCGGGACTCGGATCCATGTCTTCAGGTATTCCAACAGGCGGGGGGCGATGCCAGTGCTCGATTTTGGGGTGATGGCGTCGATGAAGGTGAGCCCGGGGCTCTCGGCTTACTCGGGGAATCCGGAGGGCGCGAGGAGATCGCTGGTGGAGCTGCTGGAATTTGGGAAGGGGAGAGTGCCGAGGAATCAGTGGGGCGAGACCGAAATTAGGCTCATGGCCACGGCAGGCTTGCGGTTGCTTGATGTTGGGGTTGCGGAGAGGATTTTGGACTCTTGCCGGAAAGTTCTGAGGTCGTCCGTACTTCAATTCCAGGATGATTGGGCCACTGTGATCTCAG GATCTGATGAAGGCATCTATGCATGGGTTGCTGCAAACTATGCCTTGGGTTCTTTAGGAGGCGATCCAGAAAAAACTACTGGGATAGTTGAGCTTGGTGGGGCTTCAGCTCAG GTAACATTTGTTTCAAGTGAACCTCTGCCTCCAGAGTTCTCGCATGTGCTTAAGTTTAGGGAAACCACATACAATCTGTATAGCCACAGCTTTCTCCATCTTGGTCAG AATGTGGCATACGAGGCACTTCATGAATTGCTTAGCTCAAGAGTCCTGAAATCAT CTGCAGAATCTGGCCAGGAGCCAATATATAGAGATCCTTGCACTCCTAGAGGACATTCGCATAGTGTGGAATTACTGAAACTTTCTGCTGGTGATCTCAATTCAAAGACTGAATATCGGCCTGTGGCCCATGCAACTGGTAACTTTTCTGAGTGTAGATTGGCTTCATTGGAGCTGCTACAGAAAGAAAAAG ATAAATGCTTGCATCAAAGCTGCGACTTGGGATCAGCATTCATACCTAAATTGCATGGGAAATTGTTGGCAACTGAGAATTTCTTTTACACAGCAAAG GATATCTGCAAAATGTTCTTGAAGCTTATGTCACATAAAAACTTTGGTTTGCTTTGA
- the LOC103716399 gene encoding ATPase GET3B-like, which produces MLLTPRPYLARRLFLAASRRLSPCPPPLAATRSAPSLTVRRTLRVRSIATLAEATAGFDEMAAGTQRKYYMLGGKGGVGKTSCAASLAVKFANNGHPTLVVSTDPAHSLSDSFGQDLSGGTLVPVDGLDSPLFVLEINPEKTREEFRSASQRSGVSGVKDFMDSMGLGMLAEQLGELKLGELLDAPPPGLDEAIAISKVMQFVEAQEYSMFSRIVFDTAPTGHTLRLLSLPDFLDASIGKIMKLRQKLASATSALKSVFGQEGPQQDASDKLEQLRKRMIKVRELFRDTESTEFIIVTIPTVMAISESSRLCASLKKEHVPVKKLIINQILPPSASDCKFCAMKRKDQMHALEMIQNDPELKGLKQIQALLVDVEIRGVPALRFMGEMIWK; this is translated from the exons ATGTTGCTCACTCCCCGCCCCTACCTCGCCCGCCGCCTGTTCCTCGCCGCCTCCCGCCGCCTCTCGCCATGCCCGCCGCCACTCGCCGCCACTCGCTCGGCGCCATCCCTCACCGTCCGCCGGACCCTCCGAG TGAGATCAATTGCTACCCTTGCAGAAGCTACAGCAGGGTTTGATGAGATGGCTGCAGGGACTCAGCGGAAGTATTACATGCTTGGTGGCAAAGGTGGTGTTGGGAAAACGAGCTGTGCTGCATCCCTGGCTGTTAAGTTTGCGAATAATGGTCATCCTACTCTGGTAGTCTCAACGGACCCTGCGCACTCTTTAAGCGATTCTTTTGGACAG GATTTGAGTGGTGGAACGTTGGTGCCAGTTGATGGATTGGATTCTCCTCTGTTTGTGCTAGAG ataaATCCTGAGAAGACTAGGGAAGAATTTCGCAGTGCAAGTCAAAGAAGTGGAGTGAGTGGGGTTAAAGATTTTATGGACAGTATGGGTCTTGGAATGCTTGCTGAACAG CTAGGAGAGCTAAAACTTGGAGAGTTGCTGGATGCACCTCCTCCGGGACTAGATGAAGCTATTGCAATTTCAAAG GTCATGCAATTTGTTGAAGCACAAGAGTATAGCATGTTTAGCCGTATAGTATTTGATACTGCTCCAACA GGGCATACTCTCCGACTTTTGTCCTTGCCAGACTTCTTGGATGCTTCCATTGGCAAGATCATGAAG CTAAGACAGAAGTTAGCTTCGGCAACATCAGCCCTTAAATCTGTATTTGGGCAAGAAGGACCACAACAGGATGCG TCTGACAAACTAGAGCAATTAAGGAAGAGAATGATCAAAGTGAGGGAGCTTTTCCGGGACACTGAATCAACTGAATTCATCATCGTCACAATTCCTACG GTCATGGCAATTAGTGAGTCATCGAGACTGTGTGCTTCCTTGAAGAAAGAACATGTGCCTGTCAAGAAGCTTATTATTAACCAGATTCTACCACCATCTGCATCGGACTGCAAGTTTTGTGCAATGAAAAGGAAG GATCAAATGCATGCACTTGAAATGATCCAAAATGATCCAGAACTCAAAGGCCTGAAGCAAATCCAAGCACTGCTAGTTGATGTAGAGATCAGGGGTGTTCCTGCCCTTAGATTTATGGGTGAGATGATCTGGAAGTAA